CCACACCTCCATGTCCAGGCGGACGCCCCGGTATGCGGTGTGCTCGCGCAGCGTTCCGTCCAGGTGCATGCCCGCGCGCTGCGCCACCGCCCGGCTGCGGACGTTGACCGTGCTGTTCCACCACTCCACACGGTGCAGGTTCCGCTCTTCGAAGGCGTACGCCAGAAGGCTGCGCACGGCCGCGCCGATCAGGCCCCGGCCCTCGGCGGAGGGCTCCGACCACACGCCGATCTCCGCGGTGCCGAGCGGGGCGTCGAAGCGTACGAACATCACCCCGCCCACCAGCGTGCCGTCCAGCCAGATCCCGAAGATCCGGCCGGCGTCGGCCGCCTGCTTGTCGGCGTACCGCTGCAGGGTGGCTCGGGCCGACTCCAGGTCGGTGGAGAACGAGGCCCACGGAATCCACGGGTCGACCAGGTCCCGGGCGCGGTCGATGTGGGCCAGGAACTCGGGCGCCTGCCAGGGCTCCAGCGGGCGGAGTTCAGCGCGGTCGGTCAGCGGTACGGCGTACACGGCGGATCCTTCGGGGGTGGGCCGGAAGCGAGGTGTCCGGGCGTTCGGGCGGGCGCACCCACGATACGTAACGAACGTTGGGTACGTACACTGTGGCGCATGACACCCGCCCGAGGAGACCACCCGTGACGCCCGCCAGGGGAGACCACCCATGACGCCCGCCAGGGGAGACCACGAAGCCCGCCGCGCCGACGTCTCCCGGGCGGTGTGGCAGGTGCTGGCCGAGCGCGGCTTCGGCGGCCTCACGCTGCGGGCCGTCGCCCAGGAGATGGGCGCGACCACGGGCCTGCTCACGCACTACTTCCCGAGCAAGCGGGCCCTGCTCCAGCACGCCCTGGAGGTGCTCGACAAGCGCTCCCTCGACCGGCCGCGCCCGGCGGCGGGCCGCGCGGGGGCGGGTACCGGACTGGTCATGCTGCGTGCCGTACTGCTCGACATCCTGCCGCTCGACGCCGAGGGCGCGGCGAGCAACCGGATCTGGGTCGGCTCCTGGGACGTGGCCCTCGCCGATCCGGAACTGGCCGCCGAGCACGCGCAGCGCTACCGCCGCTCGCGCGAGCGGATCGCCGTGCACGTGCGGGCGGCCCAGGAGTCGGGAGAGCTGCCTCGGGGGCCGGTGGCGGAGGACGTGGCGGCCGCGGCGCAGGGCTTCGTGCTGGGACTGGTGGTGCAGGCCCTGTTCGCGCCGGACGAGTTCACCCCGGAGCGCCAAGTGGCTCTCGTGGACCAGTACTTGGAGAGCGTTGCCGGAGGCTCGTGAAGCGCGGCGGACGGCGTGTTCGGCGACGGCCCGCGATACTGGTGCGAGGTGTGACCGGGAGACGCGGGACGGCGGAGCAGGGGAGCGGCATGGCGGGCGAGTACGGGCTGAAGCGGCACTTCGACGGAGCGGGGGCCCGCCGCCTCGGCGTCCTCGTCCAGGGAGTCCGCCCGGATTTCGACCTCGAAGGGTATGTCGGGGAGGCTGAAGTCCGGGTCCGGGGACTGGAGTTGAAGGACCGGGTGGGAGTCCTGGCCGAGGGGCTGCGCAGCCGCCTGCCAGGCCCGTACCCCGAAGCGGTCGCCGTCCTCGTGGCCCTCCTCGGGGACGAACTCGCCGACGGGCAGGGGATGTTCAACAACAGCTGGCACCTGATGCCGGTCGCGCGCTTCGTCGAGGAGTACGGACTCGACCACCCGACCGTCTCCCTGGACGCCCTGCACGAGATCACCCGGCGGCACACCGGCGAGTACGCGGTCCGCCCCCTCGTCGAACGCCACCACGACCTCACCATGAAGCGCGTCACGGACTGGGCGCACAGCCCCAGCCACCACGTCCGGCGGCTCGCCAGCGAGGGAATCCGCCCCCGTCTGCCCTGGGCCCGCACCCTCACCGGCTTCGTCGCGGACCCCCGCCCGGTCCTGGCCGTCCTGGAAGTCCTGCGCAGTGACCCCTCCTCGTACGTACGCAAGTCGGTCGCGAACAACCTCAACGACATCGCCAGGGACCACCCGGACCTCGTCCTCGCCACGGCGCTGCGATGGACGGAGGAGAGCCCCACCCCGGAGACTGCCTGGACCGTACGGCACGGACTGCGCACCCTGGTGAAGCAGGGCAACCAACAGGCCCTCGCCCTCCTCGGCGCCACCGGTGGCGAACACGCGCAGATCCCCCGACTCGCCCTCTCCGTAACGGAGTTGACCGTCGGTGAGACCCTCGCCCTCGACTTCGACATCCGCAACACCGACGACAGCCCGCACACCCTCACCGTCGACTACGTCGTCCACCACGTCCGCAAGGGCGGCCGGACCATCCCGAAGGTCTTCAAGCTCGCCACCGTCGAACTCGCCCCCGGCGAGCGCCGGACCCTGCGCAAGCAGCACGCGGTCAGGGAGATCACCACGCGCGTCTACTACCCGGGCGAACACGTGATCGACATCCAGGTCAACGGACTGGTGCGGGCCTCCGCGAGCTTCCTGCTGAGGACACCGTGACGGCGGCGGCGAGTGGCACCTGCCGGGCGGCGGAACCGGCCGGGGGAGCAGCCCGTCGAGGCGCTGGTGCGGGCCTTCCGGGAGGAGACGGGGTGGGAGGTGGCCGAGGCGCTGCTGCTCGACGCCCGGACGTACGAGACACATCGGGGCGGTGTCGTCGGGGGCCTCACCGCGCTCTTCCCGCGGACGCCGTACGGATGCTGCGGAGCAGGCATCCGGGGCGCGGGGCTGTTTCGATGTGCGGCTCCGCCGCGTGGGCGCGCCCAGCCACCCACGCACCCGCACACCTCGAAAGGCAGGCCACGCAGCAGCGGCAGCCACACCCGGACCAGGTGCCTCCAACGCACGGACCCCGTCGGGTACCGTCTCGACGCAATTGATCATGCACAGGACGGACACGGCACCAGAGAGCGGGGCACCATGCACACGGGGGAGCAGTTCACGGGAACGGGGACGAGGATCACGGACGGGCCATCACCACACAACGCCCCCACCCCCGACCCCTGGCAAGGCGTCGACGCCGAAGCCCTCGCCCTCGCCACCCACGCCCAGTCGGCCCGCCCCGTCCCCGGCATCGAGGACATGGCCTCCTATCTGGAGGCCCAGGTCTCCGACACCTCCCACCGCGAAGTCCTCGGCCCGCTCCTCGACGGTCAGGGCCCCAGCGGCGTCGTCCTGCACCACGGCACGGTCATCGCCGAATGGGGCGGACCCGCACGGGTCGAGATGGCGTACAGCGCGACCAAGAGCGTCCTCTCCCTGACGGCGGGCATCGCGTACGACGACGGACTCCTCCGCCTCGACGAACCCGTCTCCCGCTCCGTCGACCTGCCCCAGTTCGCGGACGCCCACGGGCGCGCCGTCACCTGGCGGCACCTCCTCGACCAGACCAGCCAGTGGGAGGGCGAGCTCTGGTCCAAGCCCACCTCGGTCGACGCCCAGAGCACCCGGGAGGGCACCGAGTCCCCGGGCGGCCCGCCCGGCGAAGGCTGGGCGTACAACGACGTCCGTGTGAACCTCGCCGCCCTCGCCCTCACCGTCCTCCTCGGCCGGTCCCTCCCCGACGTGCTCCGCACCCGGGTCATGGACCCGATCGGGGCCTCGGACACCTGGTCCTGGCACGGTTACGCGAACTCCTTCGCCGATGTCGACGGCACGCGCGTGCCCGTCGTGTCCGGCGGCGCCCACTGGGGCGGCGGCCTGTGGATCAGCGCCCTCGACCTGGCCCGGATCGGCCAACTCGTACTGGGGCAAGGAAGTTGGGGCGGCAAGCGGCTCCTGTCCCGCCGCTGGATCGAGGAGCTCTGGACGCCCTGTCGGGTCAAGCCGAACTACGGCCTGTCCTGGTGGCTGAACGACGACCGCACCGTCTGGCCCGCAGCCCCTTCGACCGGCCGCTGCGCACGCGGCAACGGTGGCGCCCATCTCCTCTGGGTGGACCCGGCACGCGACCTGGTGGTCAGCTCGCGATGGGGTGCGGACCCGGAGAAGCTCCTGGCGGAGGTGTCGCAGGCGGTACGACCGAGCTGACGGGCTGGCGCGGTGCCCCGAGCCCCGCGCCCCCGGCCCCCTCACGTCGACGCCGCATAGCGGGCCGCCAGCGCCGCCACCGTCTCCGCGACCGCCCTCCGCAGCTCGGGCGGCCCCAACACCTCTGCCTCGTCACGCAGTTTGAGCAGGTCGCCGACCGCC
This window of the Streptomyces sp. NBC_00237 genome carries:
- a CDS encoding serine hydrolase; translation: MHTGEQFTGTGTRITDGPSPHNAPTPDPWQGVDAEALALATHAQSARPVPGIEDMASYLEAQVSDTSHREVLGPLLDGQGPSGVVLHHGTVIAEWGGPARVEMAYSATKSVLSLTAGIAYDDGLLRLDEPVSRSVDLPQFADAHGRAVTWRHLLDQTSQWEGELWSKPTSVDAQSTREGTESPGGPPGEGWAYNDVRVNLAALALTVLLGRSLPDVLRTRVMDPIGASDTWSWHGYANSFADVDGTRVPVVSGGAHWGGGLWISALDLARIGQLVLGQGSWGGKRLLSRRWIEELWTPCRVKPNYGLSWWLNDDRTVWPAAPSTGRCARGNGGAHLLWVDPARDLVVSSRWGADPEKLLAEVSQAVRPS
- a CDS encoding GNAT family N-acetyltransferase, whose product is MYAVPLTDRAELRPLEPWQAPEFLAHIDRARDLVDPWIPWASFSTDLESARATLQRYADKQAADAGRIFGIWLDGTLVGGVMFVRFDAPLGTAEIGVWSEPSAEGRGLIGAAVRSLLAYAFEERNLHRVEWWNSTVNVRSRAVAQRAGMHLDGTLREHTAYRGVRLDMEVWSLLAHEWKGREA
- a CDS encoding TetR/AcrR family transcriptional regulator, whose protein sequence is MTPARGDHEARRADVSRAVWQVLAERGFGGLTLRAVAQEMGATTGLLTHYFPSKRALLQHALEVLDKRSLDRPRPAAGRAGAGTGLVMLRAVLLDILPLDAEGAASNRIWVGSWDVALADPELAAEHAQRYRRSRERIAVHVRAAQESGELPRGPVAEDVAAAAQGFVLGLVVQALFAPDEFTPERQVALVDQYLESVAGGS
- a CDS encoding DNA alkylation repair protein, with protein sequence MTGRRGTAEQGSGMAGEYGLKRHFDGAGARRLGVLVQGVRPDFDLEGYVGEAEVRVRGLELKDRVGVLAEGLRSRLPGPYPEAVAVLVALLGDELADGQGMFNNSWHLMPVARFVEEYGLDHPTVSLDALHEITRRHTGEYAVRPLVERHHDLTMKRVTDWAHSPSHHVRRLASEGIRPRLPWARTLTGFVADPRPVLAVLEVLRSDPSSYVRKSVANNLNDIARDHPDLVLATALRWTEESPTPETAWTVRHGLRTLVKQGNQQALALLGATGGEHAQIPRLALSVTELTVGETLALDFDIRNTDDSPHTLTVDYVVHHVRKGGRTIPKVFKLATVELAPGERRTLRKQHAVREITTRVYYPGEHVIDIQVNGLVRASASFLLRTP